The Mycoplasmopsis arginini genome contains the following window.
AAGGACACATTAATTATAATATGAACAGTAAAATAATTAATAATTCTAAAAAAGTTTTTTGTATAAAGATATCAAAATTGATTCAAAATAAGTATAAATTTTTGCAAAAACGTTCAGTAGCAAATCTTATTAATGACTTCAAAAAATATGCTAAAGAAAATAATATTGAAATTGTAATACCATCTTTACAAGCTATTTATTATCTAATAAATAGTCATAAACTTATTGATTTTAAGATTTTTCCAATTAAGAAAACGATTACAGGTTTAAAAAGAAAGAAAAGAATGGCAAAACGCTCAAGAATTACCTTTGCTAAAAGTATTGAAGAAAGACCAGAATATATTAATAATAGAAGTGAATTTGGTCATTATGAAATTGATACTGTAATTCTTAATAAAAGATCAAAATATTGTTACTTAACCTTATTAGAAAGAAAAAGTCGAAAACTATTTATTAAAGTCATTCAAAGAAACTCCGATTCAATGGCAAATGGACTAAAAACCATTATTAAAGAAAACAAATTAAAAATTAAGAGTATAACAATGGACAACGGATCTGAAAATGTTAAATTAAATACTATTGATAAGAAAATTGATATTTACGTCTGCCATCCCTATTGCTCCTTTGAAAAAGGTTCTATTGAAAATTGTCATAAATTTATTAGACAATTTATATCAAAGGGGATTAAAAGAAAATAAGCCTTAATGACGAATTTGTTTTAAAAGTGCAAAACGAAATTAATTCTTTAAATCGTAATTATAGTTTTCAAACATTACGCTACAGCTAGCCATCAATTCACCATATTGATATTTACCACTCTTTATTTGCTTCAAAATATAAGACATTTTAGAAATATCAATGCCGCCAGTAATCATATGGAATCCTTCATATTCACTGCACATTCCGCAATCAGTCAA
Protein-coding sequences here:
- a CDS encoding IS30 family transposase, with amino-acid sequence MNSKIINNSKKVFCIKISKLIQNKYKFLQKRSVANLINDFKKYAKENNIEIVIPSLQAIYYLINSHKLIDFKIFPIKKTITGLKRKKRMAKRSRITFAKSIEERPEYINNRSEFGHYEIDTVILNKRSKYCYLTLLERKSRKLFIKVIQRNSDSMANGLKTIIKENKLKIKSITMDNGSENVKLNTIDKKIDIYVCHPYCSFEKGSIENCHKFIRQFISKGIKRK